A window of Diabrotica virgifera virgifera chromosome 9, PGI_DIABVI_V3a contains these coding sequences:
- the LOC126891507 gene encoding uncharacterized protein LOC126891507, with the protein MPKRHYIRRQVHQQEPHIFDLYQKPRFDDTIRKEEFRTYTPYIKSFNNSDVVEFIINQSDAFFAIHDTLLEIKGSIKKAGNGTVSLAPNAGSFLFDTCTYIQSSHDMEIVRDPGVVSTIRSLLCYTPEDSKFLSTAGWNYPNYPHLTGDAFSLLIPIKHIFNIFNDYTKLTYGRQVFRFVRARNDKDCIVVQEPTGSTTVTTVSLTIASMELKVKHVFPNDDVKIELMTPIKNNTPITIPFRKWELNELPSLTAGSRREICSVKTTSAVERPRYVIVAFQTSKRDDIHADPTLFDHIRMSSVRVVINGDYWPNERMQLDFTKNDYAIAHYNYTEFFPSYARSLTKHPILDYSAFKRYALFVFDCSKQDDTSFRSGTVDVKLEIEADEGFPAGTRAYCLIVHDSLLEYFPLTEVVKNII; encoded by the coding sequence ATGCCAAAACGTCACTATATTCGACGCCAGGTTCATCAGCAGGAACCACATATTTTCGATCTTTACCAAAAACCCCGGTTCGACGATACTATTAGAAAAGAAGAATTTCGTACATATACACCTTACATCAAGTCATTTAATAATAGTGATGTTGTCGAGTTTATCATAAATCAATCAGATGCATTTTTTGCGATACACGACACACTTTTAGAAATTAAAGGAAGTATCAAGAAAGCTGGTAATGGAACTGTTTCTCTTGCGCCGAATGCTGGATCCTTCTTGTTTGATACCTGTACATACATCCAAAGTTCACATGACATGGAAATAGTTCGAGATCCAGGTGTAGTCAGCACTATTCGCAGTTTGTTGTGTTATACACCTGAAGATTCCAAATTTCTCAGTACTGCAGGATGGAACTATCCGAATTATCCACATTTAACAGGGGACGCCTTTAGTTTACTGATTCCAATCAAAcatattttcaacattttcaaCGATTACACTAAATTAACCTATGGTCGTCAAGTGTTTCGCTTTGTTCGAGCGCGTAATGATAAAGATTGTATTGTTGTCCAAGAACCTACTGGTTCCACGACGGTAACAACAGTATCATTAACCATCGCCAGCATGGAACTCAAGGTCAAACATGTCTTTCCCAATGATGATGTGAAAATCGAATTAATGACTCCGATTAAGAATAATACACCGATAACCATACCTTTCCGTAAATGGGAGCTCAATGAACTACCTTCACTTACGGCAGGATCTCGACGAGAGATATGTAGTGTAAAGACAACTTCAGCTGTTGAACGTCCACGCTACGTTATTGTAGCTTTTCAAACTTCTAAACGAGATGATATTCACGCTGATCCGACGCTATTCGATCACATTAGAATGTCCAGCGTACGAGTGGTTATTAATGGTGACTATTGGCCTAACGAGAGAATGCAATTGGATTTCACAAAAAATGATTACGCTATAGCTCACTACAATTATACCGAATTCTTTCCCAGTTATGCTCGTTCGCTAACAAAACATCCCATCTTAGATTACTCTGCATTTAAAAGATAtgctttgtttgtttttgactGTTCCAAGCAGGATGATACATCGTTTAGATCCGGAACTGTTGATGTTAAGTTGGAAATCGAAGCAGATGAAGGTTTTCCAGCAGGTACTCGAGCTTACTGTTTAATTGTTCACGACAGCCTACTCGAATACTTTCCACTAACTGAAGTtgtcaaaaatataatttaa